The genomic interval CTATTAAATCTAtttcaattgaccgatttccttatatggactataactcagtaaaactTTGAATGTTAAGTTAATATTTGTCCATAAAGACTTGTGCTTGTAGACCAATGAGAACATAACTCTTCATTGATGAGGTAAACATAATTCATATCATCCAACTTCTACAGACTTGAAGGAACCAAACAAATTATTGACAGATGCCATTTTGTAATTAAAATTGAGTACACTTAAAACCCCAGTGAACCTCCATGGTAAACGAGTCAGTCAAAAGATCTACATGTGCTTTAGTGGCTGACCTTGGAGATCTTGGGGATCTTGGTGGGGTCGATTGTCCTGCTGTTCTTGGTCATAGGCACAGTGTTCCAAGTCTCGTCTCTCTGTTGCACacgctgctccctctgctgctccctttgctgttctctctgctgctgttgttgctctGGAGGACAGAGGAAACACACACAGGAAGGATAACATGTCAACAGGTTTTTAAAGACAAATCAAATAGTGCCCCAGGTTTGAGAGAATACTGTGGGGTGAGTTGACAGATGGGATAGTAGGGGAACTTTCTGACCACTGTGGGCCACTGTAGTGTCTCCGTCTGCAGGCTATGGGGAGGGAATGCCAGTGTAGCTCTAAGCCTTAGAGGATGTAGCCCATGGGCCTGGCTGACCTGGCCTTCTCTTGGTGTCCTTGGAAAGCAGCTGCTGGTGCaccttcctctgctcctcctgctcctcgaTCTTGGCCTCTTTGTGGATCTGCTCGATGGTCTTGGGGCCCTGGTCAGCTCTCCTGGACACCCAGTTGTGCTGTTGGAAAGAGCAGTGTTAGACTTGCGCAAGGAGTTCCCTCAGAGAGACAATCTGGTGTTTTTAATTACTGAACTGCGTACAACACAATTAGCCTACAGTCAAGGAGCCCCAACGGCACAGCAGTATTTTGTTGATGGCTATGCATGCAGAATTTTTTATTCTATGCTCAAATCTAACTGATTACAGTCTGTTGTTTTCTTCCTCAGAGTGAATTACTGGTCTGCTCAGGGAGCCCGTGTGAAGAACTGAAAATTAGAATTTGTTTTCTCCTATTTattgtaatacattttttttttttttttaccctcacTGGTGGGCTGAGCTGCACAGACAGCACACAACCACAAGGCTTGagtatgcgcacacacacacacacacacacacacacacacacacacacacacacactcaccaatcGGAGGTCTATCACGTCCTGCAGCATAAACCGTATCCGAGACGATGTCTTCCGTTCCTTAACAATTTTCTCCATCTGATTGAAATACTGATCCATGCGAGGCTAtgacaagaaagagagagataaagggtcATTGCAAAGTGATGTATGAATACAATATTCTCACTATTCACTCCAGTGGACAGCCAGACACTCATGTCATTTCATTCCACTCCATTTTAcaattcagtgtgatatagtaTTGCCTCAAAGTAAACTGAGCAGTTTGGGAGCAGGTACAACAAAAGCCTTTTTTCTTAGCCTATAAAACACAGACTACTAAATGTGATTTCCTGTCTCAGTGTTAAATGTGCCAGATATACACCATTACAGCATTTGTAAATATGAGGACCACAGAGAGTCTTAAAACTCTGGTAGAGCCCAAAGAGGGTGAACACTGGTACGTGTGTAGGAGTCTTTCCTTTGGCCAGCAGCAGGTTAAAACAGGTCAGACAACAGCAGGCGTGTGAGCAGTGAGATGTCTCCTCACCAACGTCCCGCCAGGCCTCAGGGGCTTCCACATACGACCAGCTGGAAGTCATTTAAGCTCCCTCCCCATGGCTCACCTTGGCCTTCTCAAAGTCCAGGTCCTTGCCGATGGTGGTGAGCAGCCTGCAAAGGCACTCCAGCGATTCCTCGTCATGGTTCTTCAGCAGCTTGACCACGCAGTCGTGCATGATGGCCTCTGTCAGCATCTTGAGCTTGAACAGCTCCCCGATGAACTTGATGTTCCCTATGGAGCGCCGGCGGGCCTTGTCCTTGGCCTCCTCCAGCTCTAACCGTAGTCTCTCTTGATCACTGGACTAGAGAGGAAATGGAGAGTAGATTGTCAGAACTAAGTAACTAGCAACAGCTAACAATGAGCCCCCACTAACTCTCCACAATACATCAGTCCCATACAATTCTCTCCTCTATATTCCCCTACTACAAGGTGACAGACAGATTAGTGAtctgggtagtgtgtgtgtgtgtggggtttagGTACCTGTGCAGAGTCAAGTTCCTTCTGTTTCCTTTCAAACACCACGTCATCCACCTTGTCCCGCTCAAACTCCTTCTGACAACGGTTGAGCAGCAGTTTGCGGAAGTTCACTGTGGTTCCGGGTTTGTCCGTCATGGGCACTTTGAGCTGGAGAATAACAGAGGTAACAAGCTATTTGGTTAGAGGTACAGAGATATAGGGGAAAGAGCAGAGTAAAGAAAAACTGAGAATTGAATGGGAGATGAGGTCTAGAAAGAGTGAAAGGGGGCAGAAATATACCGTTAGGGACATTTTGCTGAATGTTTATGGGGCTTAAGAGGCCCCATGTACAGTTTATATTTTGATGTTGACTAGCAGCATTCAGAGGAACCACAGATAATCATGTCTGAACAATAGTGAGCTGAGCTTAACATACCGTGGTGAGGCAGCGACACATGTTCCCGTAGGCCACAGAGAAGCCGGGCTCGTCGATGGCCTTCTCAAAGACCAGGTCGATGACGCCCTTGAGGCGCTCCTCCGTGTCGATGGTGAGGTCCGTCACCTGCTTCATCAGCTGGTTGAACATCTGAGGCGTCAGTTTGTTGAGGATACTGCGCACCTTCCGGAAGAGCTCCTGGCAGGGCAACAACATCATCATAATTTATTGATGTAAGAATTCACTCACTTCATTTGATCTTCGGTCTCTTGACAACTCCTTGGTCACAATATCTCTTTCCCGTGTGGAGTCACTGCTGAAGAAACTCAACATCTTGTGGTTGAGTAGGGTGTGCGTTTTTGATTtgactgtgtgggtgtgtctgggtGTAAGATGAAAGGTTTGGCTCCTACCTGTGTTATAATGACCTCAGGGTCATCTGATGGCCCCGCCCTCTTCATGCCGGGTTTCCAGGCATTCTCAGCCTTCTTCAGTTGCACCTCTTCATTCGCCGACACGTTCAGGATAATCTTCCTGGGCGGGGGCCGCCGGGCACCACTCCCCATGTTCATCATCTGCTGGAGAGTGGAGAACAACATGTCACTTCTACAGCTCGccaccaacaccacacacatcaccAAGACTTGTTTGCTGAAGTCTAATTCACAActtcccttgaatgagtatgacTTAGGGAAATTAGTAATCCCTAGTAAACAAACGAGATGCAAATAATTCCCCATGATTCATTTATCTCACTATGATACCAGCCCAGCGATGATGTTGTTCATTACTATACCAGAAGAAAtattctgtgagtgtgtgtgcgagcgacagccagagagagagcgcgagtcaGTGAGCGAGAGAGAAGTAACAAAAAGAAGAGACATTATTTGAGAAAGAGATTGGTGTTTGTGTCGGGCGGAGGGGTAGTAATTACGTGAGCCTGGGAGTGAGTGTGACTCACTGCAGCTCCGCCGCGTCCTCCACTCATCTGTCTGCCAAAGTCAGCAAAGGCCGGTGTGAAGTCAGGGCCTCGGGAGATCACCCTGGATTCTACCGCCCGGGTTGGCAGCTTGTTTTGGTTTATCTgcagagacacacagggagagagcgcGATGGACAGTGAGACAGCTGACCAGCAGGGGGAGCAGTGATCCTTTAACACTGTGGGCCTAGCCATATGGGGAGAGCAGTGGCTGTGGCCTGGTCCAGAAACAACACCCTACTAGCCCTGATTCCCTAAGCACTTCTGGAGATCTGAAAGGACGATAGGTATAATCAATATGGTGAAAGTTTTACCAAGCCTATCAGGGGGTACTACCATATTGCGTAGATCTATCACCTCCTTTCAGATCTACATGAAGTGCCTGAGGTAGGGGCTGGAATCGGGCCTACCACTGGGGCAAAAGAGACAGGTCAGACCCAGCTACTTTCAGGTCCATCCACTGTTGTCCACTGAGAGGTGGTGGATTCCCAATCCTAGTCTTAGTTCGCCACTGTGTATGCTGTTTTATGTGTATCAGCTATGCATTTGATAAATTCTGTTTAACAAATTTGGTGACTGGCGCAGTGAGTGAAGTCAGAACCACATGTGGAAGGAGGACTGAAGGGAACATTGTGAGGGAAGGGGGAGAACAACTCCAGCGCTCTCAGCTGTCATTGACTTCCCTTAGTACTCTCCTCCAGTGAACATTTTCTCAGGGAGAAAAATATGACTCCCAGGGACTGTACATCAATCGTTGCCAGTCTATTGCTCCTTTTCTGGGGCTGAATTATCAACACTGCCAAGTGTGACATAATAGCTATGTGATTTTAAACAAAACAGGATGTCTATGGGCTAGCCGCTATTGGCTCGGTCAGAGTGCAGCAGAGGGAGATGAACTTACCAGAAGCATATCATTTCATAATGAATAGTTAAAAAAATGACATTGGGCCATGTATTTACTAAAGGGATCAAATAAAGCTACCCACACCGTTTGCTCCATACAAATAACCCCTTCACTTGAGAGCTTTTTTCAAAAGCAACTTACTTTGCTAACATCTTACACTATCCATTTATAGTCCTGAATATTTTTTGTGGGGTTTAGGGCCTTGCTCACAGCTAACTCATTCTGACCACTAGGTTGAAGCTCTGCTCAGCCCACTCTTCACACACCTTGTCCAGCACAACGTCACTGATCTGAGGCAGCCCATCTGGCTTCTGTGTACAGGCAGCCATGAACTGAAAGCCCAGCAGGAAGTCCCGTTTGTACTGACGCTTCCCATTAGTCTCCAGATCTGAGGAAACAACAAGATAGAGGTGAGGAAAACAGCCCTGCTCATCTCATACTGTGCAAAGGTTGTATGACTGTTGATAGTGAAAACTAAGCGAGAGACACTACTGAATAATAACCACCCCCTACCTTCATGGAAGAGGTCTGGGGGTGCTCCAGTGGAGCCCTCATTGTCCCCAGGGGTGGCCCCGCTGTCACTGCTCTCCGTCTCCGAGGTGTGTCCTGCTCCGTTCCTCATGGGCTCAGCCTCCCCGTTTTCCTCAGGGGCTGGgggcctctcctctgcctccaggGCTGAGGGtgctgttgagggagggggagaggtgctGCAGCTCCTGGCGGGTGGCAGGGCCTGGTCTCCAGCAGCCTCTTCCAAAGGCTTGAGCTCCTCCTGGGGGATGGAGGGGAAGCAGAGGGGGTGAGATAGAGGGACAGAGCTGCCTTCACAGAGTCGGATGGGAACACTGATCATGATGGATAACTCCTTGCCAACGTACTCTGACGATAACACCATTTCAAGTCATTCATGTCTGTGTTCCACCGCCACACATGTGGAAACATTTTCCATTTgaactattccccatataatCGCTCTCCGTCTACTCTGTTTatgcttcccctcctcctcccccgcaATGAGTGAATAAGAAGGGTTCTTGCTTACCTCAGTCTCCCTCTGTTGGGCATCTCCAACAGGACTCTCTTCATTTGGTTTCTTCCAGGTCTTTGGTGCATCAGGAGCAGTCTGACATCCTGCAGCGAAAACAACAGCAAAGACATTTTAAAGTCGGCTATAGGCTAACGATTTACCCAAAATTGCACCCACTAAAAATCTATGACTAGATACTTTTACTAGCGGAAAATAGTGGCCTTCCTCTCAGAATAATCATGGTCACTCCAATCACTCCAGCTGTTAGTGTAAGCACTGTGATGAGCTCAGCACTGATCCTGTTTGAAACAGATTCTATAAACGTGGACAGTCTTAGTTGTGTCCAGCAGCAACATTTAACAGTTTATATATAGTATACACACAGGCATCCATGTGACATTCACACGGTCATCTGTACCCATGGTTATGTACATACCTGTAGTGGGACTCTTTCTGGAAAGGGCTTGTAGCTGTGGTTCAGGCTTGTTGTCTGGTGTTATGAATGCCTCTGTCCCTGCTTTGAGAGGGACGTCTTTAGTGTCGGCGGGCTTGCTGGCCTCCGCTGTGGCCTGCACTAGTGGTGGAAGGCCAGGGGGAGGTGCTGGAAAAGCAGGCGCAGGTTTGGAGGTCAGAGTGACTGGCACTACAGCGATGGGTGCGATAGAGTCCGTGACAGCAGGGGGGATCTCTGCTCTCACCTCACTGGGCACAGCCTCACTACAGTCTTCTCTGGAGGCCGGGGTTGAAGCCTGGGGctggggtggggagggagaggaatCTAGGGGGGAGGGCTCCTGGGCCTGGGTGTCCAGCTCAGCCCCAGTGTCAGCATGGCCATTCAAAGCTTTTGGGGTTAGGGTGGGGGAAGCAGCCAGGGTGTGTGGGGCTTCTGGAAGAGGCTCCACTGTGTTTGGGATCTGGGAATGAGTCGTGGGAGGCAGGGTCTTGGGCTCAGCTGCAGAGGGAGTGGGAGTAGCAGGCTCCACTGCAGAGGGCTGCTCAATGGGGTTGGGGCTGGCAACAGGACGAGGGGCAGGGATGGGCGCCACCATCACTGGGGCAGGAGAGGGAAGCTCTGTTTCTACAGGGGGAGATGGGGCAGTTACAGGTGCACTGGCCTCTCGCCACGCCATAGAAGGTTCTGGTTGTCCAATCCCGGGAGAGGAAGGCTTCCGGATAACCTGCTCCAATTTTGGCTTATCATATACTGGAAAAGCGAAGAGATAACACTGACATTAAACACAAAAGAGAAAATTATTTGTGCTCTCTTTACTGAGTCAACGTCTTGCTCAGGCCTCTGCTCTCAGAGCAGAGATGTATTGTgcctggagggtggaggggtgaggGTCAGACCTGGCCCTGGTTTGCTGTCTGCAGCCCCAGGCGTGGGCTGCTGCTGCTTGGAGGGCTCCAGGCTGTAGGCTGGGTGGGCCTGGCCTTGGCCCTGCTCCGGAGTCTGGCTGCCGCtcgactgctgctgctgctgcgatTTGAGGTAGAAAATGTGAGGATAATGAGGGTGCGGCCATAAAAACTAGCAACATGGAAAGACAGCCAAATAAGCACAAACGAGCACAAAAATAGATTTAAGCGGAAACAAGGAAACCAGTGGGTATGGTTAGAAATATTGGCAACGGAAAAGACGGGGGAAGACAAGAAGAGACGGCAGCCAAGGAAAGCAGGCAAGAGGGGAAAAAAGGAGGAGATGAAGACGCAAAACAATAAAGAGTGCAAGAGTAGGAGAGAATGATAGGGAAACGGAGGCACATAAGGTAAAACAAAGCAACAAAAAAAGGGAGTGTAAAAAGgacaagacagaaagagaggaaagacACACTGTTAACGTCCAAGGAGAGGACAAGGAGGAAGTGTCACAACAAAAGACTTCCCTCCACAAAATCCAGAACAAGAATTGTCAATTAAGATGATTGCCCTTTTCTATTAGAATGCATTCAGCAATGACTCCTTTTGTTTGAATAAATAAGAAAATCTTATTTCTGGATTCTTCATAGAGGGACAAAAAGCAGAAACGACATGTTCCATAACAACATTTACTGtactagaagagagggaggagatacaCTGATACATGTAGGTAGGTACTAGTAGGTATAGATGTGTAAGCCATAGATCTGTGTGTCCAAGATTAACATGATAACCAACTATGACCAATGAAATACAGTGTGTTAGGTCACTGTTGTAAAATAGCCATGGTGTCCTGTTACTCAAATTGAATAGCAAAGATTGTGAACCTAAGGCCAACCTAAGGCCAGGTGTTAGGTGCAGATCAGTGGGTCAGGGACAGTGGCTGAAGTCTATGTGGCTGGCTGTGTCTAATGCAGTATGGCAGAGAATGGATTAGACACAGACTGAGGAAAATGTTTCTGGTCTGGTGCATGGCTCTCTGTATGTCGTGGTGTCAAAGCCCTGGTGGCCTGGCCTAATTGCCCGCTCCTTCCTAACACCCAGCAGTTTGCCCTAAGCACAGGTTTTACACAGCCATGGATGAGAGGCTAATAGCTCAGCTCAGtgggtcagtgtgtgtatgtgtgtaagtgaGTGAGAGAGCATTAAGCCTAAGAGCAGGTAGCATGAGAGTAGATGTGTACTTACCTGcggaggggtgggggtggaggagggtCGTCCGACAGGGGGAGTTGGATTCCGGCTCCCTGTGCCCCCTGCCATGATCTCCTCTGTGATGTCCCTGCCTCCCTGATTGGGGTCACGGATACGGATCTGGGAGGACAATGACACAAAAGGAACGCCGTCTCACTAAAGCACCAGTGTCTCAGAGCAACCCTCCCCCAGCCATTTAAAACAGTGGAGCGTGTAATGTACAGGAGTACTGACTGAGTCTAAAGAAGCATTAATATATCTGTGACCAAACGTTTCAGACATTCTTATTAATCTTGTGCAAATGGAGAGAAAAAGCTTAACACTTGACTTTTTACGATATCTCATATTTCAGTAAAGGCATTTAAAAGGGTTTCTGGAAAGATAATGTATTTTCATGTGGGTCATCAAACTGAACAGCAAAATATATCCCCCGACTCCGGAATGAAGCCATTTTTAAAGTCATCACCCTTCCTTCCTTGACTTTTCAAAAATAAGTATATTTAACACACGTATGTTAGAATTTCGATATCACAAACATAATTTGTCTATTAAGCAGCTTTATGAAGCCATTTTCCCCCTCATTCATCGCCAGTCAGCCTGCGCAGCTGATGGCACATCAAACTACagttaactgccaaaataaagaaaacaccaaCAAAAGTGTCTTAATTAACAGCCactagaacagcttcaatgcaccttggcatagattctacaagtgtcgggaactctattggagggatgcaacaccattcttgCGTGAGAAATTcgataatttggtgttttgttgaaagTGGTGGAAAACGCAGTCCcagccactgctccagaatctcccataagtgttcaatccTCCAACTGTCACATGCAGGTAAGACGTATTGATTTATATAAAATGTGCAACCCAAgcagggatggtgttagacgggtgatgagctgtgcctggttttctccagacatagagcattgcattcagaccaaagagttacatttttgtctcatcagaccacagaatgtTTGCTACTCtgccataaagcccagattggtgaagtgctgtagagactgttgtccttctggcaggttctcccatctcagccaatgaACTCtatagttctgtcagagtggtcattgggttcttggtcacctccctgatcaaggtccttcttgccaggttgctcagtttggtcggacggccagctctaggtagaGTATGGGTAGTTACACTTTTTGTTCATTTCCCAATGAttgagaccactgtgctcttggaaactttcaacacgcTCAAAATGGTTTTACACCCTTCCCGAGATATGCCTCATGTCAATTCTCTCTCCCAAATCTACGAACAGTTCCTTGggcttcatggtatagtttctgctctgacatgcactgtcaactgtggtaccttatatAGCCAGGGGGGTTTCTCTCTAAATCGTGTCCAAACAGTTGAATTGGCCATATGGGCTCAAAATGGGGTCCCTTGAAACAAGCCCAGCTTTCTGGTGTTAAAGAGCTAGATTAAGGCCTGGCATATATTAAGGATAAGGCGcccaagtggcacagcagtctaaggcactgcaacttagtactacagtccctggttcgaatccaggctgaatcacatccggccgcgattgggagtcccatagggaggcacacaattggcccagcgtcgtccgggtttggccagggtaggccatcactgtaaataagaatttgttcttaaccgacttgcctagttaaataaaactatGAAGATAAACCCTGCTTCTACACAGAAAAACTATACTGGCAGCCTAGATCTAAATTAACCCATGTCATCCCTCATATACCTTCTCTGTAAAATAAATATTCTGTTTCAAAATGCAAGTTAAAAGGGCTGATGGATCCAGATATGTCTCTTCATCAGGGATCATTTTTCATATCCTCTCACAGAATGCATGTGGAAACAGAAGATGTGGTGCCTAACTGAGCACAGATGGCCTACGCTAGTGTGTGTATCCGTATGTGTAATGCTTACATACATAGGGAGCGTGTGATGTCTGTGTTGAGATGGCAGGTTGCTGAGATACTCACTGGTTTTTTCTCACGCTTGGCTGGTGGAGGTTGCTGCGGTGTAGGCACTATGATggggggtgagggggggtacACCTGCTGTCCTGGATAGAATTGAGGTCCGGGAGCTGTGTCAGGAAGGAGGAAGAAAAGCTGAGTATAGTGTGTGTCACTCGCTGTGTGTGTAGCTGAGGAACAAACTGAGTTGATGGGGTCTGTACAAGAAGATAATTGCACTAGAAAGGACAGATGTGTGCTTTGTGGAGTGAGACAGCTATTTTAAATCAGActggtggggtgtgtgtgagatatacacacacacacacacacacacacacacacatatatatatgtgtgtatgtgtgtgtgtgtgtgcttggcggAGACTCACCATACTGAGCAGGGTACTCCCCCGGCCCAGGGCCAGGATAGAATGTGCCAGACCCAGGCGGCTGCACTGAAAACGGCTGGGGCGGCCCCACATAGGGCGTACTGTGGCGATACTgtagagggagaaatggagggcaTAGAAGAATGGGTTAAAAGCCGCGTGGGGGAATAGGTAGAGGAATGCCTACTGGAgagcagcagcagcctggtcagtCAGTCCCACCTGTGGGATGTAGTACTGGGCAGCCtgtggggaggggaagggcatgGGGGCCATCATCATCATGGTGGGCTGGTTGGGGGGGTATACCGCCGCTGTGGGGTTCTGAGAGCCGGGCCGCAGAGATGGAGCGTTGGTGGGGATGGTTGGCCGCGCTGTCTGCATCTGAGCCCTCTGGAAAAACTGAGAggcgagagacacacacacagagaccgatATTACATGTGCGAGAACTTAGTCCCAGAGAAGCAAGAGAGGATCCACAACTTTCCCAACAGCAGTCTCATCATGCGTGTCCTGTGCAGTCTCTCATTTCAGCTTTGTGGACTCAGGGGCTCAGAGAGATGAAGCCAAGGAGAcctcagagacagagagcattATCTCTGAGGACCAGGTGTATGGCACTTCCACTTCAGCACACATTTCCCCAAGCAGCATAAACAAACCCACAGGACACGGGCCTGCAGGGTGAGTACTGACTCCTCCAGCTGGGTTGCCTCTGCCCTGATCAGAGAGAGATCAAGGTTGTGAAAGGTCTCAGAACACAGCGGTCTACCAGCGGCCTCCGCCTCCCAACCTGCTGTGGTGTTACAACAGGGCTTAGAGAGCACGGTTCCATGCTGCCAGAGTCAACCACCAACCAGCGCACAGCAACACCCTGTACCTACCACACATACTGTTACACGCCACACACGCTGACCTTATATGCAGCCACATTAGTTTACAATGCAGTATCCACAACTTTGAAATTTGCATAAATTGTTCATCTTCATGCTATATAGCAGCGGTTCCCAAACTATGGGTCACTAGTAAttgtgtctccctctgccatatggacacattgtaTCATATACAGAAAGAAAATGGCAGCAAAAGAGATCCACAAAGACATACTGCAGTAACTTTGATTGTAAAGTACATCAAACCACATCGACTGCGTGCACGCCTGTTCGCAAACTGTGTGGAGAtatgggatcagagcatgacaactTGCTATTTCACACCGAGGCCTGGTGGTTATCAACGGGGAGAATATTGGAAAGATTTTTAGAAATGAGAAACGAActggatgtaaaaaaaaacagactTGACTTGCCGATGTAACAGACATAGGCTATTTTGAGAACGGAATGCAAGCATGCAGGGGAAATACAAAAATGTTCTACagattttttacatgtattttttatttatctgttattttaccaggtaagttgactgagaacacgttctcatttgcagcaacgacctggggaatagttacaggggagaggagggggatgaatgagccaattgtaaactggggatgattaggtgactgtGATGGTTGAGGGCCAAGGTGTATGTGTATTCAGAGGAAATATTTCTTATACATACGCGAAACCATGCCCCCTTTCCTTGGCTGTGGAAGTTTCTAACAGACAACAGCAGAAGTGAGTGTCCCACAGGAGTGGCGACTGCTCACCTCCAACGCTTTGAAGAGCACTTTGGGACCTACTTCCCGGACTTGGACATGACATTTGACTGGGTGCAAAATCCgtttgactgtgatcctggctcagttgGCATGCCAGCAAGTGAAATCACAGCTGATTGAGCTGTCATGTGACTGAATGCTGCAGACAACGCATTCACAGGTCATTATGGAGGAGTTTTGGTTCCTGACTCAAAGGGAATACCTTGCCATTTCCCCCCGAGCATTAAAACTCATGTTACCCATCGCCAGCTCATATCTGCGTGAAGCTGGATTCTGTGATCTCGTCTGAATTAAAACCAAATATTGATCCAGGTTGGACGTGACAGCAGATATGAGGTGCGCACTGTCGACCACGTACACCGACGTGACATGCATCaagcacacccatctcattagtggtggtgaaaTAAGAGAATCAGAAATTATGTCAGACTGATTTGCAATTGACTGCCATAGCCAGCCATGGTTGGTGTCATGAGTATTTTCAAATTGGGTCATGGGCCAAAAAAGTTTGGTAACTCCTGCTACATAGCTAATGTAGACATAACTGGGGCCACAATGTAATATAAGGCTGTTTTGTGTTGTTCTGTTAAATGAGGTGAGGTTTTATTAACAATGTGGAAACAGAGCTCTTCTTCATGCGTCATAAAACACAGAATCAACATTTTTTTTCTCATGACTGCAGAAGTTATGTTTGCAGGAAACTAAATATCACAATCAATGGGCTGCTCAGTGCTGCCAAGCTTTTTCTGGGGAGCTCATAAAATGTTATGCAGCAATCAATGTACTCCAAGCAAGATGAAAGACTCCACACAACAGCTGTGGCCTACATCCTAATGACTAGAGCTCAAGGTTACCACAACCAGTTGACTCAGGTTCAATAATTCTTCAGCGATCAGATACCCTGAAGTATACACAATCGTTCTTTAAAATGCAGCTCCTTTCATAAAAATTAAACACTTTTGGAAAGAAGAAGTTAACAGTTCTAATATTCTGCATGCTGTTCATCTAAACTAAGCAAACATGGGAGACTAAGAATGGGGAAGAAGAATGAAGGGAAATGATTGAATGATTACAAAAAGACGTAGGAGAAAATGAGTGAGTGTGGTGTTCAGGCAGTATTATATTGTTAtgttgggggggagagagaggggttttcTACTGAGCATACTTTAGTTAAGATGATGGCCACTGGAGGGCTCGGGGGTTAGAGGTTAAAGGTAAGGG from Salvelinus fontinalis isolate EN_2023a chromosome 18, ASM2944872v1, whole genome shotgun sequence carries:
- the LOC129815154 gene encoding eukaryotic translation initiation factor 4 gamma 3-like isoform X12 is translated as MSLPTKIVPKPATVAVSGPGTVPSPSSQLRATLTSVSLPPGAPGAPQSNAVPPPQIFLNMTRPRIPRVQPSLDDRIFPTQPGVTAVYSVPRHPGPPYTAHDITKGHPNLAGTPPGHAHSPALSQVSVPTASPYRYPKGWEAGGGSPYTTGQNAGSTPLVYSPQTQQMNAQPQSRPSSMPSPSPSPPVIWNHQFFQRAQMQTARPTIPTNAPSLRPGSQNPTAAVYPPNQPTMMMMAPMPFPSPQAAQYYIPQYRHSTPYVGPPQPFSVQPPGSGTFYPGPGPGEYPAQYAPGPQFYPGQQVYPPSPPIIVPTPQQPPPAKREKKPSSQIRIRDPNQGGRDITEEIMAGGTGSRNPTPPVGRPSSTPTPPQFLWPHPHYPHIFYLKSQQQQQSSGSQTPEQGQGQAHPAYSLEPSKQQQPTPGAADSKPGPVYDKPKLEQVIRKPSSPGIGQPEPSMAWREASAPVTAPSPPVETELPSPAPVMVAPIPAPRPVASPNPIEQPSAVEPATPTPSAAEPKTLPPTTHSQIPNTVEPLPEAPHTLAASPTLTPKALNGHADTGAELDTQAQEPSPLDSSPSPPQPQASTPASREDCSEAVPSEVRAEIPPAVTDSIAPIAVVPVTLTSKPAPAFPAPPPGLPPLVQATAEASKPADTKDVPLKAGTEAFITPDNKPEPQLQALSRKSPTTGCQTAPDAPKTWKKPNEESPVGDAQQRETEEELKPLEEAAGDQALPPARSCSTSPPPSTAPSALEAEERPPAPEENGEAEPMRNGAGHTSETESSDSGATPGDNEGSTGAPPDLFHEDLETNGKRQYKRDFLLGFQFMAACTQKPDGLPQISDVVLDKINQNKLPTRAVESRVISRGPDFTPAFADFGRQMSGGRGGAAVSHTHSQAHQMMNMGSGARRPPPRKIILNVSANEEVQLKKAENAWKPGMKRAGPSDDPEVIITQELFRKVRSILNKLTPQMFNQLMKQVTDLTIDTEERLKGVIDLVFEKAIDEPGFSVAYGNMCRCLTTLKVPMTDKPGTTVNFRKLLLNRCQKEFERDKVDDVVFERKQKELDSAQSSDQERLRLELEEAKDKARRRSIGNIKFIGELFKLKMLTEAIMHDCVVKLLKNHDEESLECLCRLLTTIGKDLDFEKAKPRMDQYFNQMEKIVKERKTSSRIRFMLQDVIDLRLHNWVSRRADQGPKTIEQIHKEAKIEEQEEQRKVHQQLLSKDTKRRPEQQQQQREQQREQQREQRVQQRDETWNTVPMTKNSRTIDPTKIPKISKPQMDEKIQLGPRASLNWMKGSSGGAKASDSELSRSGGGGASLNRYSALQSTQSHQTTPPAQNLEYDTKRTLGSRSSAGRERSEKPLSPAPSRPGSFVRGGSAKELPESPAQSPEEPRRELESPRRPSVSEDKTEPERSSAREPVKAEPVVAQSPDRPALSEEEMERKSRAIIDEFLHINDYKEAVQCVDELDMSSQLHVFVRVGVESTLERSQITRDHMGKLLFQLVQQDILAKPQFFKGFADTLELADDMAIDIPHIWLYLAELLSPVLRDRGFSMRELFSELSKPLLPVGRAGILFSEILHILCKQMSHRKVGTLWRESGLSWSDFLPEGEDVQDFISEQKLQFTEADCSSHEAALATTALSLVVLNQQLERLLLEDMASDEQIFDWVEANLDESQMSSSPFLRALMTAVCKAAVKDESASCRVDVAIIQRRLPVLLKYLNSDTERQLQALYALQALIVTLDQPPNLLRMFFDCLYDEDVISEDAFYKWETSKDPAEELGKGVALKSVTAFFTWLREAEEESEDN